GACTTTTAATTCTTAGCCTTTGTTTTTATTCCTTTATTTATTACCAAATGTATATATACCGCTGCAAAGTTATAGCTTTTTTTTCAAATAGAAAGATTTTCAAGCATTTAAATGCGAAAAAAACACTGTTTTTTATCTTTTTTAAGCATTCTTCCCCTCATTTTCCGCTGTTTTCCTTCAAGTTAACAAAAGTTGGGTAAAAATATTTTTCTTACTATTTGATGTATATCAGTTCGCTTCTCGTCTAGTCCAGTTTCTCTTCTCCCTATACCTTATTTATTGAACTTTCGCAAGTATCTCACCCACACGCCCTGAAAGGGCAGAAGCTCCTAGCCCAGGGAGGGCACTGAAAAAGTCCCTTCATTGGTTATGTTAGTTTAACATTCGATCTTTGAAATAGTGTACCCAAAAGTTGCATATGTGCAATATTTTTTGTATCTTTGTAGGAAAATACAAGGATTATGCTAGAGCAACAACAGACCATATCATTCAGTGATTATTCAAGTTTGTATGACTTGATTATCCCAAAAGACAACCTGCTCCGCCAGATTACTGACCTGGTGGACTTTAGTTTCGTATACCAGGAATTGCAGGACAAGTATTGTCATGACAATGGTCGTACAGCAGAGAGTCCTATCCGTATGTTTAAGTATCTTCTTTTAAAGGTAATCTATAACATATCGGATGTTGATGTTGTTGAACGTACTCGCTATGATATGTCGTTTAAGTACTTCTTGGGATTAACTCCTGAGGAGACTAATCTGATTAATCCTAGTTCCTTGACCAAATTCCGTCGACTTCGCCTGAAGGATATGGACCTGTTGGATCTTCTCATCAAGAAGACTGTTTCTATTGCTATAGAAGCTGGTGTCCTCAAGTCTAGAACCATCATTGTTGATGCAACCCATACGCATTCTCGTTCCAACCCTATCAGTGCAGCAAAGAGTTTGGAGTATTATTGCAAGGACGTAATCAAGGTCGTTGATTCTGTAGATGACAGCATGGAATTGCCTGAGCTTCCAAAAGAAAAGAAGTATTCTTCTATCATGACTGCTGCCAAAACAATAGTTGCAACAGTAGAAGCTGACGCTGCAACTGCCAATATGCCTGCAGTCAAGGAACGTCTTAACATGCTGAAAGAAACCATTTCCGATGCAGAGACCCGAGGCGTAATATCAAAAGATGAAGATGCCCGTACAGGACATAAAACAGCGCATTCTTCATTCTTTGGCTATAAGACGCATATAGCTATGAGCGATGAGAGAATTATCACCGCAGCTACCGTCACCTCCGGCGAGAAGGGTGATGGACAGCAATTGCCGGAATTGATAAAAAAGACAGAGGAAGCAGGAATGGAAGTTGATTCCATAGTAGCAGATAAGGCATATTCCAGCAAGGAGAATCTCAAAATGGCAAAGGAAAACAATATGCGCCTCTCTGCTCGTTTAAGCTCTGTAATTGACGGTAATCGAACAAACAAACTCCCTTTTGAATACAACAAGGATGCAGATCTGTACGTCTGCCCAGCAGGGCATCTGGCG
The Segatella copri DNA segment above includes these coding regions:
- a CDS encoding IS1182 family transposase; the protein is MLEQQQTISFSDYSSLYDLIIPKDNLLRQITDLVDFSFVYQELQDKYCHDNGRTAESPIRMFKYLLLKVIYNISDVDVVERTRYDMSFKYFLGLTPEETNLINPSSLTKFRRLRLKDMDLLDLLIKKTVSIAIEAGVLKSRTIIVDATHTHSRSNPISAAKSLEYYCKDVIKVVDSVDDSMELPELPKEKKYSSIMTAAKTIVATVEADAATANMPAVKERLNMLKETISDAETRGVISKDEDARTGHKTAHSSFFGYKTHIAMSDERIITAATVTSGEKGDGQQLPELIKKTEEAGMEVDSIVADKAYSSKENLKMAKENNMRLSARLSSVIDGNRTNKLPFEYNKDADLYVCPAGHLAKWKEMNNRKNDKRHRNSSITYYFDVDKCKVCPLREGCYKEGAKTKTYAVTIKSDEQLEQIEYQKTEEFINLQRKRYKIEAKNSELKNVLGYDRALSYGLSCMEMQGALTIFAANVKRIIKLMQNA